From the genome of Triticum aestivum cultivar Chinese Spring chromosome 3B, IWGSC CS RefSeq v2.1, whole genome shotgun sequence, one region includes:
- the LOC123067170 gene encoding probable polyamine transporter At3g13620, whose protein sequence is MPTPMIGMCTQLPSLFLDKLASKLTMNQGILMTKQSSPTQSQEQQEQTQLHATVAQQGGGSTPSESNHQRRITMIPLVFLIYFEVAGGPYGFEQAVRAAGPLFTLLGFLVFPLAWGVPESLVTAELAAAFPGNGGFVLWADHAFGPLAGSLLGTWKYLSVVINIAAYPALVADYLGGVVPAVARPGRARTGTVVGMTLLLSLLNYAGLSVVGWGATALGIASLAPFVLMTAMAVPKVRPRRRAKQVKGRKKDWRLFFNTLFWNLNYWNSASTMAGEVERPERTFLRALAAAVVLIAASYLLPLMAATGATDASPDAWVNGYLADAAGIIGGPWLKYWTGAGAVISSIGMFEAQMSSAAFQLHGMADLGLLPSVFDSHATRTGTPWVAITASTAITIAVSFLGFDNIIATSNFLYSMGTLLEFSSFLWLRVKYPTLKRPYHVPLPLPALMAMCIVPSVFLSYVCVVAGWRVFAIAAGLTALAVGWHGLMRLCSSKKLLSFRVPESSG, encoded by the exons ATGCCCACACCAATGATCGGCATGTGCACTCAGCTGCCTAGCTTGTTCCTCGACAAGCTAGCGAGTAAACTCACCATGAATCAAGGAATCCTAATGACCAAGCAATCATCACCGACACAGAGTCAGGAACAACAAGAACAGACTCAACTGCATGCCACCGTCGCGCAACAAGGCGGTGGCTCGACGCCGTCGGAGTCCAACCACCAGCGCAGGATCACCATGATTCCGCTCGTGTTCTTGATCTATTTCGAGGTGGCAGGCGGCCCGTATGGCTTCGAGCAGGCAGTCCGCGCCGCCGGGCCGCTGTTCACTCTACTGGGCTTCCTCGTGTTCCCCTTGGCGTGGGGCGTCCCGGAATCACTCGTcaccgccgagctcgccgccgcgtTCCCGGGGAACGGCGGCTTCGTCCTCTGGGCAGACCACGCCTTCGGCCCGCTGGCAGGCTCGCTCCTCGGCACATGGAAGTACCTCAGCGTCGTCATCAACATCGCTGCCTACCCGGCTCTCGTGGCTGACTACCTCGGTGGCGTGGTGCCGGCGGTCGCGAGACCCGGcagggcgcgcacgggcacggtgGTCGGCATGACGCTTCTCCTCTCCTTGCTGAACTATGCAGGCCTGAGCGTCGTCGGGTGGGGCGCGACCGCACTGGGGATAGCCTCCCTGGCCCCGTTCGTGCTAATGACGGCCATGGCTGTGCCCAAGGTAAGGCCGCGTCGGCGGGCGAAGCAGGTGAAGGGGAGGAAGAAAGACTGGAGGCTGTTCTTCAACACGCTGTTCTGGAACCTCAACTACTGGAACAGCGCGAGCACCATGGCCGGCGAGGTGGAGCGACCGGAGCGGACGTTCCTGCGGGCACTGGCGGCAGCGGTCGTTCTGATTGCCGCCAGTTACCTGCTGCCGCTCATGGCCGCGACCGGCGCCACGGACGCGTCGCCGGATGCATGGGTGAACGGCTACTTGGCTGATGCCGCAG GCATTATCGGGGGACCATGGCTCAAGTACTGGACCGGCGCAGGAGCAGTAATCTCCTCCATTGGCATGTTCGAAGCCCAAATGAGCAGTGCCGCATTCCAGCTCCACGGCATGGCGGACCTAGGCCTCCTCCCATCCGTCTTCGACAGTCATGCCACTCGCACCGGAACCCCATGGGTTGCAATCACTGCATCAACCGCTATCACCATCGCCGTCTCCTTCCTCGGTTTCGACAACATTATTGCAACATCGAACTTCCTATATAGCATGGGCACGCTGCTCGAGTTCTCCTCCTTCCTCTGGCTCCGAGTCAAGTACCCAACACTGAAGCGCCCTTACCATGTCCCTTTGCCACTGCCCGCGCTCATGGCCATGTGCATTGTGCCATCGGTATTCCTTTCTTACGTGTGCGTGGTTGCCGGGTGGAGGGTATTCGCCATTGCTGCAGGGCTGACCGCGCTTGCTGTCGGGTGGCACGGCCTCATGAGGCTTTGCAGTTCCAAGAAGTTGCTCAGTTTTCGCGTGCCCGAATCATCGGGTTGA
- the LOC123064416 gene encoding E3 ubiquitin-protein ligase sina-like, translating into MEDTSNSNKRKGDGEQLQGRTSGCKRQNVSTVMEIFDCTVCSKPLRPPIFQCSKGNSICGDCQERLPLLEGIGVQPSYIMERVVDNIFVSCKHGCSTTIAYYQKEKHERQCPCGPCLCPVSGCGFVAPTTVLLDHLATVHTLPTTPMELFQPFQVPVQPGSRVLKTKYNRLFLLKMEVLESYGHGVSLVCVQPETPGGNVRITVGFSCAPGHNQESKWEMGPDGVPTECLCIVPRKETDIVATITIEREDYDED; encoded by the exons ATGGAAGATACAAGCAACTCCAATAAGAGGAAAGGAGATGGCGAGCAGCTGCAGGGAAGAACGAGCGGTTGCAAGAGGCAGAATGTGAGCACGGTGATGGAGATATTCGACTGCACCGTCTGCTCCAAGCCCCTCAGGCCTCCCATTTTCCAG TGTTCCAAGGGAAACTCCATCTGCGGGGATTGCCAGGAGAGGCTTCCGTTATTAGAAGGGATCGGCGTCCAGCCCAGCTACATCATGGAGCGTGTCGTCGACAACATCTTCGTTTCCTGCAAGCACGGATGCTCCACGACGATCGCTTACTACCAGAAGGAAAAGCATGAGAGGCAGTGCCCTTGCGGCCCGTGCTTGTGCCCTGTCTCCGGCTGTGGCTTCGTCGCGCCAACCACGGTGCTCCTGGACCATCTTGCCACTGTGCACACGTTGCCAACAACACCGATGGAGTTATTCCAGCCTTTCCAAGTCCCGGTGCAGCCGGGCTCCCGAGTTCTCAAAACCAAATACAACCGCCTCTTCCTGCTCAAGATGGAGGTGCTGGAGTCCTACGGCCATGGCGTCTCACTCGTCTGCGTGCAGCCAGAAACTCCGGGAGGAAATGTCCGAATCACCGTGGGTTTCTCGTGCGCACCAGGACATAATCAGGAGTCAAAGTGGGAAATGGGGCCCGATGGGGTACCAACGGAATGCTTGTGTATCGTGCCTCGTAAAGAAACCGATATCGTGGCCACCATCACAATAGAGAGGGAGGACTATGACGAAGACTAA